In one Streptomyces sp. NBC_00597 genomic region, the following are encoded:
- a CDS encoding acyl-CoA carboxylase subunit beta, whose amino-acid sequence MSTGIAVGIPDIAEFPGSGTRGRVAELHSLRERAVEGPSEKATERQHAKGKLTARERIALLLDEGSFREVEQLRRHRATGFGLEGKRPYTDGVITGWGTVEGRTVFVYAHDFRIFGGALGEAHATKIHKIMDMAIAAGAPLVSLNDGAGARIQEGVSALAGYGGIFQRNTKASGVIPQISVMLGPCAGGAAYSPALTDFVFMVRETSQMFITGPDVVRAVTGEEISQNGLGGADVHAETSGVAHFAYDDEETCISEVRYLISMLPSNNRENPPVHETSDPADRRSDVLLDLVPADGNRPYDMLKVIEELVDEGDVLEIHERWARNIICALARLDGQVVGIVANQPGHLAGVLDIEASEKAARFVQMCDAFNIPIITLLDVPGFLPGVDQEHGGIIRHGAKLLYAYCNATVPRISLILRKAYGGAYIVMDSQSIGADITYAWPTNEIAVMGAEGAANVIFRKQIAEAEDPEAMRARMVKEYKAELMHPYYAAERGLVDDVIDPAETRETLISALAMLRSKHADLPSRKHGNPPL is encoded by the coding sequence ATGAGTACGGGAATAGCGGTTGGAATTCCGGATATCGCGGAGTTCCCCGGATCCGGAACCCGCGGGCGTGTGGCCGAATTGCATTCCCTGCGTGAGCGGGCGGTCGAAGGGCCGAGCGAGAAGGCAACGGAGCGGCAGCATGCCAAGGGCAAGCTGACGGCTCGTGAGCGGATTGCGCTGTTGCTCGACGAGGGGTCGTTCCGTGAGGTGGAGCAGTTGCGCCGTCACCGGGCGACGGGCTTTGGCCTGGAGGGCAAGAGGCCGTACACCGATGGTGTGATCACCGGGTGGGGGACGGTCGAGGGTCGGACGGTCTTCGTCTATGCGCATGATTTCCGGATCTTCGGCGGTGCGCTGGGTGAGGCTCATGCCACGAAGATCCACAAGATCATGGACATGGCGATTGCGGCCGGTGCTCCGTTGGTCTCCCTCAACGACGGTGCGGGCGCTCGTATCCAGGAGGGTGTGTCCGCGCTCGCCGGGTATGGCGGCATCTTCCAGCGCAACACCAAGGCGTCGGGTGTGATCCCGCAGATCTCGGTGATGTTGGGCCCGTGTGCGGGTGGTGCGGCGTACTCGCCGGCGTTGACGGACTTCGTGTTCATGGTCCGTGAGACCTCGCAGATGTTCATCACCGGGCCGGACGTCGTGCGTGCGGTGACCGGTGAGGAGATCTCTCAGAACGGGCTCGGTGGTGCGGACGTGCACGCCGAGACCTCTGGTGTCGCGCACTTCGCGTATGACGACGAGGAGACCTGCATCTCCGAGGTGCGTTACCTGATCTCGATGCTGCCTTCCAACAACCGGGAGAACCCTCCGGTCCATGAGACCTCCGACCCTGCCGATCGGCGCTCGGACGTCTTGTTGGATCTGGTTCCGGCGGACGGTAACCGCCCGTACGACATGCTCAAGGTGATCGAGGAGCTCGTCGACGAGGGTGACGTCCTGGAGATCCACGAGCGGTGGGCCCGCAACATCATCTGTGCGCTGGCCCGGCTCGATGGTCAGGTCGTCGGCATCGTTGCGAACCAGCCCGGTCATCTGGCCGGTGTCCTGGACATCGAGGCCTCGGAGAAGGCCGCGCGTTTCGTGCAGATGTGCGACGCCTTCAACATTCCGATCATCACGCTGCTGGACGTCCCCGGGTTCTTGCCGGGTGTCGACCAGGAGCACGGCGGCATCATCCGCCACGGCGCGAAGCTGCTGTACGCGTACTGCAACGCGACCGTTCCGCGGATCAGTCTGATCCTGCGGAAGGCGTATGGCGGCGCGTACATCGTCATGGACTCGCAGTCCATCGGCGCGGACATCACGTACGCGTGGCCGACCAACGAGATCGCGGTGATGGGTGCCGAGGGTGCCGCCAACGTGATCTTCCGCAAGCAGATCGCCGAGGCCGAGGACCCCGAGGCGATGCGTGCGCGGATGGTCAAGGAGTACAAGGCCGAGCTGATGCACCCGTACTACGCGGCCGAGCGCGGCCTCGTCGACGACGTCATCGACCCGGCGGAAACCCGCGAAACCCTGATCAGCGCCCTGGCGATGCTGCGCAGCAAGCACGCCGACCTGCCGTCCCGCAAGCACGGCAACCCGCCGCTGTAG
- a CDS encoding helix-turn-helix domain-containing protein produces MEHYARRAITTIRENYHEPLVLDDLARSVMMSKFYFIRVFQRTTGVTPGRFLSAVRLHEAKSLLVHSSSNVADVSARVGYGSASTFSRRFTASVGLSPTQYRRIGRGGTGEDPHITPFAVERGPLGSVAGTARVLGSSRSPLYIGLFDSPILQGQPAAWTKLDGSGPFQVADVPPGTWYLHAVTLGARTSGDQWGDSPLLVGTVGPVDIGADERTRVDVVLQQEDWTRPPVLLALPGFGSRPARPHTAETARPAGPYGGPGAGYRTPRQRTAADRRLVGV; encoded by the coding sequence ATGGAGCATTATGCTCGCCGCGCCATCACGACCATTCGCGAGAATTACCACGAGCCGCTCGTACTCGATGATTTGGCCCGGTCGGTAATGATGAGCAAATTCTATTTCATCAGGGTATTCCAGCGCACCACCGGGGTGACACCCGGCCGCTTCCTGAGCGCCGTCCGCCTGCACGAGGCCAAATCCCTCCTGGTGCACAGTTCCTCGAATGTTGCCGATGTCTCGGCGCGGGTGGGGTACGGCAGCGCCAGCACCTTCTCGCGGCGTTTCACGGCCTCGGTCGGCCTCTCCCCCACCCAGTACCGGCGGATCGGCCGGGGCGGCACGGGCGAGGATCCCCACATCACGCCCTTCGCCGTGGAGCGCGGGCCGCTCGGATCCGTGGCGGGGACGGCCCGCGTGCTGGGAAGCTCGCGATCGCCCCTGTACATCGGCCTGTTCGACAGCCCGATCCTCCAGGGGCAGCCCGCGGCCTGGACGAAGCTCGACGGGAGCGGGCCCTTCCAGGTGGCGGACGTGCCGCCGGGCACCTGGTACCTGCACGCGGTGACGCTCGGCGCCCGAACCTCGGGCGATCAGTGGGGGGACTCCCCGCTGCTCGTGGGAACGGTGGGCCCCGTGGACATCGGCGCCGACGAGCGCACCCGCGTCGACGTGGTCCTGCAACAGGAGGACTGGACCCGGCCGCCTGTGCTGCTCGCCCTCCCCGGCTTCGGCTCGCGTCCCGCCCGGCCGCACACCGCGGAAACCGCCCGCCCGGCCGGCCCGTACGGCGGCCCCGGGGCCGGGTACCGCACCCCGCGCCAGCGTACGGCGGCCGACCGGCGGCTCGTCGGCGTGTGA
- a CDS encoding acyl-CoA carboxylase subunit epsilon produces MSTTVVEGVLRVEKGHAAPEELAAITAVLLACAAARAGDADPGEQPHKAGWRSRGFRAPHSWRG; encoded by the coding sequence GTGAGTACGACCGTTGTCGAGGGCGTCCTGCGCGTCGAGAAGGGCCACGCCGCCCCCGAGGAGCTGGCCGCGATCACCGCGGTGCTGCTCGCCTGTGCGGCGGCCCGGGCCGGCGACGCCGACCCGGGCGAGCAGCCCCACAAAGCCGGCTGGCGCAGCAGGGGTTTCCGGGCTCCGCACAGCTGGCGGGGCTGA
- a CDS encoding maleylpyruvate isomerase family mycothiol-dependent enzyme, which produces MGNVSHAHPESVVRAAIAAERRELADVFDDLPAAKWDEPSLCADWRVREVVAHMSLGFRYSIPRVAKEIVKARGSLNRMTDRCARKDAAEFSTSELTAFLRDNATHPWKPPVGGIVAALGHDVVHGLDITVPIGVDRAVPEDRLRILLDAVDPKSFKFFGAQLDGVQLRADDLDWTFGSGSPVTGAAQDLLLLTFGRKLPKGRIHGPEADRFTLT; this is translated from the coding sequence ATGGGTAACGTGTCACACGCGCATCCGGAATCCGTAGTCCGCGCGGCGATAGCGGCCGAACGCCGAGAACTCGCGGACGTATTCGACGACCTGCCCGCAGCGAAATGGGACGAACCTTCCCTGTGCGCCGACTGGCGGGTCCGAGAAGTCGTCGCCCACATGTCGCTGGGGTTCCGGTACTCCATTCCCCGCGTGGCCAAAGAGATCGTCAAGGCGCGCGGCAGCCTGAACCGCATGACCGACCGCTGCGCGCGCAAGGACGCGGCCGAGTTCTCCACCAGTGAGCTCACGGCCTTCCTCCGGGACAACGCCACCCATCCCTGGAAGCCGCCGGTCGGCGGCATCGTCGCGGCGCTCGGCCACGACGTCGTCCACGGCCTCGACATCACGGTCCCCATCGGCGTCGACCGCGCGGTCCCCGAGGACCGGCTCCGCATCCTGCTGGACGCCGTAGACCCCAAGTCCTTCAAGTTCTTCGGCGCCCAGCTCGACGGCGTCCAGCTGCGCGCCGACGACCTCGACTGGACCTTCGGCAGCGGATCGCCGGTCACCGGCGCCGCGCAGGACCTCCTGCTCCTCACCTTCGGGCGCAAGCTGCCCAAGGGTCGGATCCACGGGCCGGAAGCGGACCGCTTCACCCTGACCTGA